In Populus nigra chromosome 10, ddPopNigr1.1, whole genome shotgun sequence, the following proteins share a genomic window:
- the LOC133705411 gene encoding aquaporin PIP1-2-like, whose product MEGKEEDVRLGANRFNERQPIGTAAQSLDDKDYKEPPPAPLFEPGELTSWSFYRAGIAEFMATFLFLYITVLTVMGVFKDQTKCTTVGIQGIAWAFGGMIFALVYCTAGISGGHINPAVTFGLFLARKLSLTRAVFYMVMQCLGAICGAGVVKGFYGKTNYELHKGGANMVAHGYTKGDGLGAEIVGTFILVYTVFSATDAKRSARDSHVPILAPLPIGFAVFLVHLATIPITGTGINPARSLGAAIIFNKDSAWDDHWIFWVGPFIGAALAALYHQVVIRAIPFKK is encoded by the exons ATGGAGGGCAAAGAAGAAGATGTTAGGCTGGGAGCTAACAGGTTCAATGAGAGGCAGCCAATTGGCACGGCAGCTCAGAGCCTAGATGACAAGGACTACAAGGAGCCACCCCCGGCACCATTGTTTGAGCCAGGCGAACTGACTTCATGGTCGTTTTACAGGGCCGGGATTGCAGAGTTCATGGCcactttcttgtttttgtacATCACCGTTTTGACTGTGATGGGTGTGTTTAAGGACCAGACTAAGTGTACAACGGTTGGGATTCAAGGGATCGCTTGGGCCTTTGGCGGGATGATTTTCGCTCTTGTTTACTGTACAGCTGGAATTTCAg GCGGTCATATAAATCCTGCTGTGACTTTTGGGCTATTCTTAGCAAGGAAACTGTCCTTGACGAGGGCCGTGTTCTACATGGTGATGCAGTGCCTTGGTGCCATATGCGGTGCTGGTGTGGTGAAAGGATTTTACGGGAAAACAAACTACGAGTTGCATAAAGGTGGTGCCAATATGGTCGCTCATGGTTACACCAAAGGTGATGGCCTTGGTGCTGAGATTGTTGGCACTTTTATTCTTGTCTACACTGTCTTCTCTGCAACTGATGCCAAGCGTAGTGCCAGAGACTCCCATGTCCCG ATTTTGGCACCTCTGCCAATTGGGTTCGCTGTGTTCTTGGTGCACTTGGCCACAATCCCAATTACAGGAACTGGGATCAACCCAGCTCGGAGTCTGGGTGCTGCAATCATCTTCAACAAGGACAGCGCCTGGGATGATCAC TGGATTTTCTGGGTTGGCCCCTTCATTGGAGCAGCACTTGCAGCTCTTTACCACCAGGTTGTGATCAGAGCCATTCCTTTCAAGAAGTGA